From Flavobacterium alkalisoli, the proteins below share one genomic window:
- a CDS encoding L-threonylcarbamoyladenylate synthase translates to MAQFIKIYPENPNEREIAKVIKILKDGGLIIYPTDTVYGLGCDITNSKALEKIARIKGIKLDKANFSFICSDLSNLSDYVKQIDTSTFKILKRSLPGPYTFILPGNNNLPKEFKKKNTVGIRIPDNNIALEIVRQLGNPIVSTSIHDDDEILEYSTDPELIFEKWQNLVDAVIDGGYGDNVASTIIDLSGDEPELVREGKGDPDIF, encoded by the coding sequence ATGGCACAGTTCATTAAAATATACCCCGAAAATCCGAATGAGCGAGAAATTGCTAAAGTGATTAAAATACTAAAGGACGGAGGGCTTATAATATATCCTACAGACACAGTTTACGGACTGGGTTGTGATATAACAAACAGCAAGGCACTGGAAAAAATAGCAAGGATAAAAGGTATAAAGCTGGATAAGGCTAATTTTTCTTTCATCTGTAGTGATTTAAGTAACTTATCCGATTATGTTAAACAGATAGACACCAGTACGTTTAAAATATTGAAAAGGTCACTACCGGGCCCTTATACTTTTATCCTTCCAGGCAATAACAATCTGCCTAAGGAATTTAAAAAGAAAAATACGGTAGGTATCCGTATACCTGATAATAACATAGCATTAGAAATTGTACGTCAGTTGGGTAATCCTATAGTTTCAACATCTATTCATGATGATGATGAAATATTGGAGTATTCTACAGATCCCGAACTTATTTTTGAGAAATGGCAAAATCTTGTAGATGCTGTTATTGACGGCGGATATGGTGACAATGTAGCTTCTACAATTATAGACCTTTCGGGAGATGAACCTGAATTGGTTAGGGAAGGTAAGGGAGATCCTGATATCTTTTAA
- a CDS encoding DUF7935 family protein, producing the protein MDFTKFIDVLAYTLPSIIVGFVAYYFFDTQRKNDEGRRRYLLHKDAQKHAMPLRLQAYERLVLFLERINPSKLLIRIAPQSSNKLDYEDYVIAQIEQEYEHNLTQQIYISAESWDIITTAKNATIQMIRKASMSEKVDSANKLREVILTDLFDKQSPSSVAVAYLKNEVAEMWQ; encoded by the coding sequence ATGGATTTCACAAAATTTATTGATGTACTTGCCTATACACTACCTTCTATAATAGTAGGATTTGTTGCCTACTATTTTTTTGACACACAACGTAAAAATGACGAAGGCCGCCGCCGTTACCTTTTACACAAAGATGCACAAAAGCATGCAATGCCTTTAAGGCTACAGGCTTATGAAAGATTGGTGCTTTTTCTTGAAAGGATTAATCCTTCTAAACTACTTATAAGAATTGCACCGCAGTCATCAAACAAACTTGATTATGAAGATTATGTAATTGCACAAATTGAGCAGGAATATGAGCACAATCTTACTCAGCAGATATATATATCGGCTGAAAGCTGGGATATAATTACTACTGCTAAAAATGCTACCATACAAATGATACGTAAGGCTAGTATGAGTGAAAAGGTAGATTCTGCAAACAAATTAAGAGAGGTTATACTTACCGATTTGTTTGATAAACAAAGCCCCAGCAGTGTAGCTGTTGCTTACCTTAAAAATGAGGTAGCAGAAATGTGGCAATAA
- a CDS encoding adenine nucleotide alpha hydrolase has protein sequence MTENKQKTYFNWSSGKDSALALHYLLQDKNYSVDCLLTSVNSHYDRVSMHGLRKELLLKQVEAIGIPITTIELPLQPSNEDYEAIMRAKVDELLEQNYTTAAFGDIFLEDLKVYREKQLEPFGLKAVFPLWKKDTKQLLTEFIDSGFKTITVCVNGTKLDKSFVGRVIDHDFIKELPDDVDPCGENGEFHTFCFDASYFKKPVDFTIGETIYREYDNHGTKTGYWFCDLLP, from the coding sequence GTGACGGAGAACAAACAAAAAACTTATTTTAACTGGAGCAGCGGCAAAGACAGTGCGCTTGCACTACATTATCTGTTACAGGATAAAAACTACAGTGTAGACTGCCTGCTAACTTCGGTTAACTCTCATTACGATCGTGTAAGCATGCACGGACTACGAAAAGAACTTCTTTTAAAACAGGTTGAAGCCATTGGTATACCTATAACAACCATAGAACTCCCGTTACAACCAAGCAATGAAGATTATGAGGCTATAATGCGTGCTAAGGTTGATGAATTACTTGAGCAAAATTATACTACGGCTGCTTTTGGAGATATCTTTTTGGAAGATCTTAAAGTTTATAGGGAAAAGCAACTGGAACCATTTGGCCTTAAAGCGGTATTTCCCCTTTGGAAGAAAGACACAAAACAATTGCTCACTGAATTTATAGACTCCGGATTTAAAACCATAACGGTTTGTGTAAACGGTACTAAACTGGACAAATCATTTGTGGGCCGTGTTATTGACCATGATTTTATTAAGGAACTTCCGGACGATGTAGACCCATGTGGTGAAAACGGAGAGTTTCATACCTTTTGCTTTGACGCCTCTTACTTTAAAAAACCAGTAGATTTTACTATTGGTGAAACTATTTACAGAGAATATGATAATCACGGCACCAAAACCGGATACTGGTTTTGCGACTTATTGCCTTAA
- a CDS encoding YtxH domain-containing protein, which produces MSNKKVVLGIAAGVAALAVVGVMLKRKGYLDGACEKAEELGKDLRNKYKDVKESARRKFDEVVHKGGEIADNMKNKAENTAKNIDPATN; this is translated from the coding sequence ATGAGTAACAAAAAAGTAGTATTAGGAATTGCAGCCGGTGTTGCAGCCCTTGCAGTAGTAGGAGTAATGTTAAAAAGAAAAGGATACCTTGACGGAGCTTGCGAAAAAGCTGAAGAACTTGGCAAAGACCTTAGAAACAAATACAAAGATGTAAAAGAAAGTGCACGCAGAAAATTTGATGAAGTAGTGCACAAAGGCGGAGAAATAGCCGACAACATGAAAAATAAAGCAGAGAATACTGCTAAAAATATTGATCCGGCAACAAACTAG
- a CDS encoding ATP-dependent helicase gives MERYISQLNEAQRAPVLQKDGPMIVIAGAGSGKTRVLTMRIAYLMAQGVDAFNILALTFTNKAAREMKKRIADIVGNSEAKNLWMGTFHSIFAKILRFEADKLGYPSNFTIYDSQDSIRLIGSIIKEMQLDKDVYKPKQVLSRISTYKNSLITVKAYYNNPELQEADAMSKKPRLGEIYEQYVERCFKSGAMDFDDLLLRTNELLNRFPDVLMKYQDRFRYILVDEYQDTNHSQYLIVRALSDRFQNICVVGDDAQSIYAFRGANINNILNFQKDYDNVQMYRLEQNYRSSRNIVEAANSIIDKNKTKLDKVVWTANEDGPKIKVHRSLTDGEEGRFVASTIFEEKMQQQLKNGSFAVLYRTNAQSRAIEDALRKRDIPYRIYGGLSFYQRKEIKDVLGYLRLVINPKDEEALVRVINYPARGIGGTTIEKLTVAANHYKRSIFEVMENIDRIDLRLNAGTKNKIQDFVTMIKSFQIINETQDAFYLAEHVTKKTGLIQELKKDATPEGIARIENIEELLNGIRDFIEGQKEVDGARGALSEFLEDVALATDMDKDTGDDDRVALMTIHLAKGLEFPHVFIVGMEEDLFPSAMSMNTRSELEEERRLFYVALTRAEHQAYLTYAQSRYRWGKLVDSEPSRFIEEITDSFLEYLTPVETNYRYKPMINNDIFGDVDKSKLRLNKPTNGIPPKWVTDNDPKPDSGIRRLKPMSSGSAPASSGPAMPDSKLAVGNVVMHERFGKGQVLNIEGAGPDKKAEIKFDVGGIKKLLLRFAKLDVIG, from the coding sequence ATAGAAAGATATATAAGCCAGTTAAATGAAGCGCAAAGGGCTCCGGTTTTACAGAAAGACGGGCCTATGATTGTAATTGCGGGTGCAGGATCGGGTAAAACAAGGGTGCTTACCATGCGTATTGCTTATCTTATGGCACAGGGAGTGGATGCATTTAATATACTTGCACTTACCTTTACCAATAAGGCTGCCCGTGAGATGAAAAAGCGTATTGCCGACATTGTGGGTAACTCTGAAGCTAAAAACTTATGGATGGGTACCTTTCACTCAATCTTTGCTAAAATACTGCGTTTTGAGGCCGATAAGCTTGGTTATCCGTCAAACTTTACTATTTATGACTCTCAGGACAGTATACGCCTTATAGGTTCTATTATCAAGGAAATGCAGCTTGATAAGGATGTCTATAAACCAAAGCAGGTACTAAGCCGTATTTCTACTTATAAAAACAGCCTTATTACCGTTAAGGCCTATTATAACAACCCTGAACTTCAGGAAGCAGATGCAATGTCTAAAAAACCACGACTTGGCGAAATATACGAGCAGTATGTGGAACGTTGCTTTAAGTCGGGAGCGATGGACTTTGACGATCTTCTGTTACGTACTAACGAGTTGCTTAACCGTTTCCCGGATGTACTGATGAAATATCAGGATCGTTTCCGTTATATACTGGTAGATGAGTATCAGGATACCAATCACTCGCAGTATCTAATTGTAAGGGCGTTATCAGACAGGTTCCAGAATATTTGTGTGGTAGGTGATGATGCACAAAGTATCTATGCTTTTAGGGGGGCTAACATCAACAACATCCTTAACTTCCAAAAGGATTATGATAATGTACAAATGTACCGCCTGGAGCAAAATTACCGTTCGTCACGAAACATTGTAGAGGCAGCAAACTCTATTATAGATAAGAATAAAACCAAGCTTGATAAAGTGGTTTGGACGGCCAATGAGGACGGACCTAAAATTAAAGTGCACCGAAGCCTTACCGATGGTGAGGAAGGCAGGTTTGTAGCCAGTACTATTTTTGAGGAGAAAATGCAACAGCAGCTTAAAAACGGAAGTTTTGCGGTGCTGTACAGAACCAATGCACAATCCAGGGCAATTGAGGATGCTTTGCGTAAACGTGACATTCCTTACAGGATTTACGGAGGATTATCGTTCTATCAAAGAAAAGAGATAAAAGATGTATTAGGCTATTTAAGGCTTGTTATCAATCCTAAAGACGAAGAGGCTCTGGTAAGGGTTATCAACTATCCTGCAAGGGGAATAGGGGGTACGACTATAGAAAAACTTACTGTTGCCGCTAACCACTATAAGCGTTCCATTTTTGAAGTAATGGAAAACATAGACAGGATAGACCTTAGATTAAATGCCGGTACAAAAAACAAGATACAGGATTTTGTAACCATGATTAAGAGCTTCCAGATAATTAATGAGACTCAGGATGCCTTTTATCTGGCAGAACATGTTACCAAGAAAACGGGATTAATACAGGAGCTTAAAAAAGATGCAACTCCCGAGGGTATTGCCCGTATAGAAAATATAGAAGAATTACTAAACGGTATAAGGGACTTTATTGAAGGACAGAAAGAGGTAGACGGAGCACGAGGAGCTTTATCTGAATTCCTTGAAGATGTGGCTCTGGCTACCGATATGGATAAGGACACCGGTGATGATGACAGGGTAGCGCTTATGACTATTCACCTTGCAAAAGGCCTTGAATTCCCTCACGTGTTTATTGTAGGTATGGAGGAAGATTTATTTCCTAGTGCCATGAGTATGAATACACGTAGTGAACTGGAGGAGGAGCGAAGGCTGTTTTATGTGGCGCTTACACGTGCAGAACATCAGGCTTATCTTACCTATGCACAATCGCGTTACAGATGGGGGAAACTGGTTGATAGTGAACCTTCACGATTTATAGAGGAAATTACAGATTCTTTCCTGGAATACCTTACCCCTGTAGAGACTAATTATCGCTACAAACCAATGATAAATAATGATATTTTTGGTGACGTAGATAAATCAAAACTAAGATTAAATAAGCCAACAAATGGTATTCCGCCTAAGTGGGTTACTGATAATGATCCTAAACCGGATAGCGGTATACGCAGGCTTAAGCCTATGTCGAGCGGTTCGGCACCAGCTTCATCAGGACCTGCCATGCCGGACAGTAAACTAGCGGTAGGGAATGTTGTAATGCACGAACGCTTTGGTAAAGGGCAGGTGCTTAATATTGAAGGAGCAGGGCCTGATAAGAAAGCCGAAATTAAATTTGATGTAGGAGGGATTAAAAAACTTTTATTACGTTTTGCAAAACTTGACGTTATAGGATAA
- a CDS encoding acyl-CoA thioesterase: MTTEERIKLSETRIFKAVFPNTTNHYDTLFGGTAMHLMDEVAFITATRFSRQRMVTVSSDRIDFKKPIPAGTIVELIGKVTYVGTTSLKVRVEIYVEQMYENSREKAVTGEFTFVAIDENKVPVKIV, from the coding sequence ATGACAACTGAAGAAAGAATAAAACTATCGGAAACAAGAATATTTAAAGCTGTATTTCCTAACACTACAAACCATTATGATACGCTATTTGGAGGAACTGCCATGCATCTAATGGACGAGGTTGCTTTTATAACCGCAACACGTTTTAGCCGTCAGCGTATGGTAACCGTTAGCAGTGACCGTATCGACTTTAAAAAGCCCATACCTGCGGGAACTATTGTAGAACTTATAGGTAAGGTTACTTATGTAGGTACAACCAGCCTTAAGGTTAGAGTAGAGATTTATGTGGAGCAGATGTATGAAAACAGCAGGGAAAAAGCAGTAACAGGAGAATTTACTTTTGTGGCTATAGATGAAAATAAAGTCCCTGTAAAAATCGTTTAA